A single Thunnus thynnus chromosome 6, fThuThy2.1, whole genome shotgun sequence DNA region contains:
- the pa2g4b gene encoding proliferation-associated protein 2G4b, which translates to MSGDEETQEQTVADDLVVTKYKMGAEIANQALKTVVGAATAGVSVLSLCEKGDAFIMAETGKIFKKEKEMKKGIAFPTCVSVNNCVCHHSPLKSDPDVILKDGDLVKIDLGVHVDGFISNVAHSFVVGVTKDNPLTGRKADVMKAAHLCAEAALRLVKPGNQNTQVTEAWNKIAKSFKCSPIEGMLSHQLKQHVIDGEKTIIQNPTDQQKKDHEKAEFEVHEVYAVDVLISTGEGKAKDGGQRTTVYKRDPNKVYGLKMKTSRTFFSEMERRFDTMPFTLRAFEDEGKARLGVVECAKHELLQPFSVLHEKEGEFVAQFKFTVLLMANGPLRITNSLFEPELYKSEHEVEDAELKALLQSSASRKTQKKKKKKASKTVESATGQAMETEAAE; encoded by the exons ATGTCTGGAGATGAAGAGACACAGGAGCAGACCGTCGCCGACGACTTGGTGGTCACCAAGTACAAGATGGGCGCCGAGATTGCGAATC AGGCTCTGAAGACGGTGGTTGGAGCAGCTACAGCTGGAGTTTCTGTGCTCAGCCTCTGTGAAAAGGGAGATGCCTTCATCATGGCAGAAACTGGGAAAATCTtcaagaaggaaaaagagatgaagaaag gtATCGCTTTTCCTACTTGTGTGTCAGTTAACAACTGCGTATGCCATCACTCCCCCCTGAAGAGTGACCCTGATGTCATACTAAAGGATGGGGACCTTGTCAAAAT tgaCCTGGGTGTGCACGTTGATGGCTTCATCTCGAATGTAGCTCACAGCTTTGTTGTTGGAGTGACAAAG GACAACCCGCTGACAGGGCGGAAGGCTGATGTTATGAAAGCAGCTCACCTCTGTGCTGAGGCTGCTCTGCGTCTTGTCAAGCCAGGAAACCAG AACACACAGGTCACAGAAGCCTGGAACAAGATTGCAAAGTCATTCAAGTGCTCCCCTATTGAGG GCATGCTGTCCCATCAGCTCAAACAACACGTGATTGACGGGGAGAAAACTATCATCCAAAACCCAACGGACCAGCAAAA GAAGGACCATGAGAAGGCTGAGTTTGAGGTGCATGAGGTATATGCAGTGGATGTGCTTATCAGCACTGGAGAGGGGAAG GCAAAGGATGGAGGTCAGAGGACCACCGTTTACAAACGAGACCCCAACAAGGTGTACGGCTTGAAGATGAAGACATCTCGGACGTTCTTCAGTGAGATGGAGAGACGCTTCGATACAATGCCTTTCACTCTGAG AGCGTTTGAGGATGAAGGCAAGGCCAGGTTGGGTGTGGTGGAGTGTGCCAAACATGAGCTGCTGCAGCCATTCAGTGTGCTGCATGAGAAAGAGG GTGAATTTGTAGCCCAGTTCAAGTTCACCGTGCTGCTCATGGCCAACGGACCTCTGCGAATCACAAACAGCCTCTTCGAGCCAGAACTCTACAAGTCTGAGCACGAGGTGGAAGACGCCGAGCTGAAG GCTTTGCTTCAAAGCTCAGCCAGCCGTAAGAcgcagaagaaaaagaaaaagaag GCCTCAAAGACTGTTGAGAGCGCAACAGGACAGGCGATGGAGACCGAAGCTGCAGAATAG